TTCAcacatttgtaataaaatacaCTTGCCTCATTCAGGAACACATGCTgtaatattttctattttaccCTGCCCCAATATTTTATAAACCACACAACAGTTGAACTgtcaaaatgttgttgtgtccTGACTTTTAATATTCTGGCTGAGGTCCAGCAGGGTGGGAGCAGTGGTGAAATTTAAAGAGGGCATTAAAAGCCAATGGAGCACTCTTTCCTTTGCATGGTGGTCATTACCCTAAGCAGAATGCAGGACCACATCTACTAGAAGGGATTGATATGTGTATGGAAGGACCCTCAAGATATGGAGACGAAAATGCCTACGTTGAATGGAAACTTAACTTTTACAATATTCTAACAGAAAGAATTACTGGAATAACTCTAAACCTAAAGGCAAGTATTGTTGAACATATATTTGGTTAGTTAGAGTTGTAAGGactgtttttgatttttttgagTGGAAAGGAGTGAAGCAAATCCACGTCAGGTTGTATTCACTTGGACCGGTGGTGTTGCTGGTAGAGCAAGCTATTTTGTGAGTGAGTTTGTGTTAGTATGTGTAGTTTATATTCATTGATGTAATGAACTTACAATTATAGGATTTACTGGCTCAGTGCTTGGCCTACATTATGAAACTATCATTTTATagtattaataatgtatttcatcaaatgttcttgtttttattatgcaGAAGTCCTCTCTTTTTGTCatacctctctctcttttccaaCCCACAACTCATTTTCACAGCAGGTTTGAGACTCCCAACAATGTATGatgcacttttctttttttgggggggtctGCAGGTCCAGAAAAACACTGCTGACCTTCTCTCATTGTGTATTCAAGGAGTgtttgctctttaaaaaaaagatcaatgCTCTATTGCAAACACaggctgtttgtgtgtcatAGGGAGAAACGTGTCACAGCTTTGCTTCTTGTATCAGGGATAAATCATCATCTAGCCACTTGCTGTTATTATATATGATTTTGTAATCTCTTATCACTGTACCGCGTGAATCCAGAATATAGACCATAGTATTTGATCTCTCTTCACAGAAGTTGAGAATGCCAACCGGGGACTTCAAGGAGGACAGGTGTACAACATCAGCACAATCCACCCCCAGTGTCACCCCTTCTGTCACCCCCTCCGTCACCCCCAGCGTCACCCCCTGTGTCACCCCCTCTGTAACTCCCCACACATCACCGGCTGTTAGTCGCAGGTAAGCATCAAGTTACTGAAATATTTTTGCTCATGatgttattttgtccttttccaACATAGCCCAAACCATGTGGCACATCCTTCCCTTGGTTGCTTGTATGTTCATATCTTACTTTTGCTTGGTGTGAATACAGGAACTGGTTCCAGCTGAGTCCTGCGCCTTTTCTTGCCACACCAGAACTCACTTGTTCCAACCCCAGCACAGACATGGGAGGaaatgagggaggaggaggaggagggggagggggaggaggaggaggaggagagaggtggaGCTTCTTTGGAAGTCGACCTGTGGTACAGAAGTCCCCCACTGACCCAGGCTGTGATACCAGCTCAGGTGAGAGAGTTATACCTAATGTTGCTTTTGGATCTGGACTTTATCACTGTATAAATGCTTAGTAGATTGGAcagaatctaaaaaaaaaggttctaCATGTGCCAACCCAAACGTTTTCTGATACAACCATGTATAGGATTTTCTccccaaaaaatacaaactcCAACCATAAGTGAACACACAATATAGGACCCTTACTTAGTATTACTAGTAATCCTATTATGTTATAGATTTAGGTCATTATTAAAACCGTCAACCTCTTCCTCGTCTTTCTTTCAGGCTTCTCATTGCAGTCCTACTTCGGCATGCAGAAGTCCTCTACCATGGATAGCACCAACCCCCAGGTCAACTTCAAGGTGGACGACCCTGCCAACTTCATGCCCCCGAAGATTGAAATCTCAGGCGTTGATGCCAAACGGGCCCCCACACGGCCTCACAAACTTAAACCTCGGGACATGAATGTTTTAACACCTTCGGGCTTCTGAAGCCAAACCAGCTATGAAGTGACACCTCTGTATGACATCTTTCCTCCGTCTGGGAGctcatttgctttcttgccTTTCTCTTTCCCCTCTGCCTCGCCCCCTGCATTTCACTATGGCTGAGAGTACTGCAGATCACCCGTAGTAGTAGCTCGTCCGGCCCGAGACATCACCGCACTGTACCTCATTTAAACTGACCTACTCTCATGGACTGCCATCTTCTGTTAACCCTTACTAACCCCTTCCTATCTCTTCAGGCTCATTGGGCCACATTCACGCCATTAAAGCAACTTCATTTGTCATTCCCTATGATGGTATTGCttgtagtagtattattatGGTTATCCTGTTACGTAATGGGTGCATTGGCATGCATTGCTTTGCTGTCTTTGTTCCATGTCAATGATGACATGAGATTGAAgttgttgaattattttctcAGTCCTTTGCTCACGCTATTCAGTTTAGCTTTGCCTGTGGGAAATTTAACCAGCTATTTCCTTCATAGTGCTCATTTGCCTcatgttgttttctcattttattttgaacaagCTTACAGATTTGTAGTTATAGTGCTTTCTCTGTTAGCATGCAGAGTAGTGTTGGATGACTGATATTGTGCCTAAACTTGCAACATGTTTGCTTCATCTAAGTACACTTTTATTATATGGAAGAACATATTATTTTACCCCGTTGGAGAGAATGACTGATGAAGAAGTGATTTTCTAATGATTATTTCAGCGTAAGTATGTTTATATAGTTCTTATTCAATTCAATCAACATTGTTCATTCTAAATAGTAGTGTGATGggttcattacattttttacgtGCATTACTATAGTATTTAACATgttgtaaaaatacaaactattGACGTCGTCAATTTTGCATTTTCTGCCACAATTCAAGAATCCCTGCTGTTCTATTTGAAAACGTTGATTCCAAAAAGTTATTGCACAAGGGAAATAGTCCCCTACTTAGATCTGTAAATAAATCTGATCCTAATAAGCAAACttcttccttgtttttttttcatgcaaacaTACACTGCCTGAGCAAAAGAagggtcacacactctaatattcgttggacctcctttagctttgattacggcacgcgttcgctgtggcatcgtttccacaagcttctgcaatgtcacaacttttatttctgtcttgcattaatttttcgccaagatcttttattgatgacgggagatcACATAATCATCAcactgcacaaagtcttctccagcacatcccaaagattctcagtcgggttcaggtctggactctgtggtggccaatccatgtgtgaaaatgatgtctcacgCTCCCTGAACCCctctttcacagtttgaacctgatggatcctggcattgtcatcttggaacatgcccgtgccatcagggaagaaaaaatccattgatggaataacctggtcattcagtatattcaggtagtcagctgacctcattctttgggcacataatgttgctgaacctagaccagaccagctacagcaaccccagatcatagcactgccccccataggcttgtgaccttttttttttgccgggcagtgtataaaaCCTTATAAGTACCGTGTATATCTTTtgttattgatatatatattgatCTGCTGAGTGCTCACAACATCATGCATTATTTTTGTAAGAAAACATGCATGATGTTGTATCTCGGCAAAAGTTCTTGATTGACCAATCTAGTCACAAacaacaatatttttgtattcatcttTATTAAATTAGGCAGAATAAGAATTGTGCTGTGAAAAAACAGCCTACTCATTATATTTAACTGccattttctttgatttcataTATTTGCTTTGCTGAATAACTCATGGATGTGGGCGgcaatataaaatgttcacTAATTGTGTACCATTCATGGTAGTAAGAGTAGCTAAATATATTGAGAGATTTTCCTAgtcattgaaaaacaaaaacctgtgtCCAACTTTAACTTTCTGTTGTCACAATATCCCTGTTGTTATTCAAGGATTTTACACTAACCATTAGCTACAGTCTATGCCCAGAAGATAGCGCTATAGGCTCACTATAAAGACATGGTTGTTGAGAAGTTATACTCAGTCTGTCTGTTATGATTCATTAGGTGTTATATTACCTagatcaaacattttaaaaaggactgTATGCTGGAATCAAATTAAGTATGATCAAGCCACAATATTGATTTAGAAAGTGTGATAGATAATGAGGGAAATGAATCTTTTGCCACAGATCCATGAATGGCAGGGGTGACTAATCAGTCAAGTCATCCATTGCGCACACACTGATATAATTAGTCTAGGGACATTGATTATCATTGACTTACATTGTCAAAAATCGCAGCTGGTTGTAAACTACcgcccccccccaacacacacacacacacacacacacacacacacacacacacacacacacacacacacacacacacacacacacacacacacacatttctctacATCAAAGCAAGCATCCATCCAGGAAAATGAGCCAGCAGAGGCACACAGTAGGGAGTACTACCCCCCCCACAGGCTTAGGGTTTACGGGCCTTGTTAAAGAACTGCAATTGTCTGCTGCTCTGTTTATTGTGTGAGAAAGAGatacagcagctgtgtgtgtgtgtgtgtgtgtgtgtgtgtgtgtgtgtgtgtgtgtgtgtgtgtgtgtgtgtgtgtgtgtgtgtgtgtgtgtgtgtgtggtgtgtgtgtgggtgtgtgtgtgggggtgtgtgtgcacgcgctTGCGTACATGTAgttgtagtttatttatttcagggcGTGCCCATTGACCTGATTTTGTTACTAGCAGAGACGCACCAGGATGCAATTGCACTACACTTGTGTTCCAAAGTAAGAGCTAATGACAAATCTTCCTTCTGATAAAGTGCTGTAGTTTTAACAGAACACATGCAGAAGATCTCttccttcttcatcatctttaaACTTTAAACTTAGACTCATTTATTCAGACATCTTTTAAAGGGAACCCTCCTTTAACATAATTACAGGCTGTTGAGTGTCCACGTCTGGTTTTTAGGTAGTGCTGCAGGAGCGAAGGTGAACATCAAAAAGGTTAGGCAAGTGCAGACAGAGAGCTTTCACTCAAAAGCTGGAGGTGGACTGTCATTAGTTGCAAATAAAGTGATGAATGACTCAAGATGACAGGCAGGCAGAAAAAAGATATGATGAACAAAGTTAAGCCATGGGGAAAGAAGATTTGGTGTAAAAGTTTGGGAAAAGTGCGAAGAACGACAGATTCAGTCCTGGGGCACATTTCTTCTAGAGTAATGCAACAATGTCAGTATCACAAAACCAATGACGTACAGCAGTGAAGAGAAATTCAGGGTGGGGAAGTCTGGGATGGGTAGgaacaaagaaataaagagcaAAGGGTGGATTCCCCAGCAGTCATGACATAATACAGATGGCTCTCTTTTTGACTCCAACATGACGTGGTTTTCTTCTTTACTACCAGCCCCCCCTTATGCTATGCTTCCACAAAAATCACTGAGCTCACTCACAGATGTGCAATCACAAGCACCACCCTGCCGGACTGACCGCGCACCAAAACAAATCCCACAATCTCCTCTGCAATCTGACACACTCACATAGACAAGCTCTCatcattattttgaaatatttccatAACAACTATACAACAATGACTTACACCAATGGGCTAAAATTAAATTCCTCAAACCGCTAAGATGGGATTTATACCTGATTGTCTGGCCAAGCtacataaagaaagaaacaattCAAGTGGCATtttaggagaaaaaaacaaaagcaagatCAGCTTGCTCCAGTGATCaagtttttctgtgttgttaGTGATACCATGTTTTGGAATTGTAATTTGATGTGCTCTGAAAAAAGGTGAACTTTGATTGGTTGTGTGCACCTTTGGCTCATACATGTAGGAGTGGTACTGCATGAGCACTTTATGTCAGGATGACTCTAGGAATATGCCAGGAAATCCTCTCAACAGCTCTTAAATGCTTCGGTTCAGTTACAGGAATTTGGAAATAAACTGATATTGGACTGCTGATATCTGAACTCGGTCAGTCATTATGCTCAAGTGGTAATAAACTCTTGCACAGGCTCCTGTActgctcctgtgtttttctataTCAGCAGTACATTAGATGTTTAATCTATGAACATAATCAAGAAGACTTTCTTTAagataaagaataataataagagGCTACTGTGATAATGATGTCCAAGAGACAGACAACACTTTTTATTACTGGAATTACGTTTAATGTGTAGTTTACAAGTTATACATACAGTTCATCTTTCTCAACAAACTCACTCGTTTGTGTAAGAAGCGTCATTTACCAAAATAATGACTCAAGTATTGTTTTTCTGAGGTTTTTGTAACCCCGACACGAACAGGGTTACAAAACTCAGCAAGGGATTTGAGGCGGTCCCTTCTGACGTCTGCTGGGTGGGTTCCCTGTGTTGTATGCTGCGCCATCTGACTCTAGAACCACATCTGGGGGTGATTCACGGTGAGCTGGCCCAGATGTGACCCACTGAGCTAAGAGGAGCTGCGggaatggggggggggtgtctgcAGGTACTGTACCCTGTGAAAGTTAACATCAATTATGCTTATTACTTGGGGTTTTAGAGTGATACTGTTACAGCCATTAACACAGATGTGGGTCACACACATATCCTAGCAGTGTACTTATGttaagcaataaaaaaaactgctgtaCCTCATAAATTGTGAAGACATGACCTCTGTTACAGATATCCACCTCCCTAAAGAGACCATGCAGAAAGTGAGTGCATGTACAGTGCTTAGCGAAGAAATGTGGGTGGGTGCAAGCTTCTGAGCAGCACATAgagcaatactattaagtttgAGGAATGTGAAGTCTCATTACTATCCAAAACGATTAGTTTAGGAAACACTATTGGGTGTTCAGTACTTCTCATCTTGGTTCTCTTTCCTGCTGATCTGAAGCTATCAAAGGTTGTTAGCATCTGTATCCTACCAGCAATAAACTGTCAATGCTGCGTGTCCCTGTGCTGTTCATCAGATATCCCTGCCATCCCCCACTGAGAAGCAAAGTGTATTGTTGTTGTCCCCCCCTGGCCCTAACGTGAAGCAGATGTGGATGGGAGATCCCCCACAACAAGGTTTAAACAGTCAGTTGGAGCTCACTAGAGCCTTATCCAGATGATGCACCCCATGTTTCTTTGCACTTAAAATCCAAGAAAGCTCTTAACTCCACCGTACACCACTGGCAGGTGAAAAGTGAAACATGCAAGTGTGTGAGATTATTCATTTCTTGGGTGTGCTTTCATGAGGGATGAATTGTAATACCcaataatgtattttacaaTTGGCCAAAGTGCATTATATTTAATGATCTAAATCTCATAGTCCATACTGCAATGTTTCCTCATGGAATCTAGCCAAAGGTCTAGATTAAGGCGTCTCCTTCTCCATTTACCTCCATGCCTTGGCTATAAACCAGATGTTATCATCTCTCAAATAGATAAGaggtatcattattattaatgtttagATAAACTAACGTTAGGCCATAGTTGACATTTTCCTACGTGTTGACTGTCACATAAGCAATAACTGTTGCCAACATTGTGGTTTGAGCGAAGTTTATTGTTGCTATTATGTTGAGGatgtggaggtggtgaacacctacaagttcctgggagtgcacttgaacaataaactggataggagtgacaacactgatgctctcttcaggaagggacagtGCAAactgttcttcctgaggaggctcaggtccttcacCGTGTgcatgaggctgctgcagacgttctaccagtcCGTAGTGGCCAGTGTGTTCTTCTTTGCCATGGTGTGCTGGGtgggaaacaccaacaaaagggatgcggacaggctgaacaagctcatgaggaaggctagctcggttgttggagttaaactggacaatctggaggaggtggctgaggggaggacgaggaggaaactggacagcccccgccaatgacccaatgcccctccagtagatctgctctggcgccgactctggactcatcccacctcggcacagcactaagcgccttTGAAACTCCTTTGTacctgtagccatcaggctgcacaacaaccatgtgactcactgacaataacacGGACAGCACATAAAGCCTGcaattttattttagaattttttttattttaaattttaaatttgtgtttcatatccctgtgtgaacctgtactgtttttcctctttgttgctgcttaaacactcaaatttccccacggggattaataaaggtacatcttaacttatcttatcttatcttacagTTTAGTTAAttagtttgttattattatgtgaCGTGGGTGTCAGAAGTTTAAACCTTTTGATTGCTTTCATTATTGTGGCTTATACACACTCAGAACACCCTTGTTTATCTGGATGTTTTCTTACAAATATTTATCATACTTCTATATAAATACTTATTAAAAGTTAAAGTGTTCAGGCTGATAGGCTTAAAGTGcagacaatttaaaataaatcccttAATAATCTGTGGCATAACCTTGCAGTGTGCCTATCATTTTATATCATCATATCACTTAAGGAACCTTTGATCTTTTGGGAGGATCTCATTGGATAACAAAGTCACAGAGCACACTTAATTACAGTTATTAATCCCTTAAGCCAGGAGAGGAATGCAGTTCTTTGGCTCACGCACATCCTCCACACACCTAATTAAAAGCTTTCCTTAAAGATTTAGTTATTAATTTTGAGAACATATAACGAGTATGGTAGAAATTAAAAGTATCCAAACAACCCGTTTCCAATGAAAGCAGCTAGAAGCACTGGTTACAATTGTTGCTCAGTCTAGCGAGAAAGTTAGCGAGAAACAGCATACGTCAATTATAATTGACCTATACAATTCTAATAGCTATTGTCAGTACCCATAGCTTTCAAGCTTGTAAAAGACTCTGGTCACACGCAATGAGAAACAATTGGACTACCAAGCAACTTATTCAagatttttgtatttccttGTCAGAGCATTGGATTTATTGAAGTGAAGTATCTTTTACTCTGGAATCCAAGTCACTTATGCCAAAATCGTTCCTGATGGCGTGGCTaacagtgtgtgaatgctgaGCGCCACATGtagcctctgcctctgcctctgcctctgcctctgtatgaatgtgtgtgattggCTAAATGCTAACCTGTAAGTGTAAAACGCTATGATATGTCAAAAGGAATGGAAAAGCTCTGTATAAATGCAGATCATTAACCATTTAAGGAGGatctaaacaaataaacaaaactccTACCTTTAATAGTTTTCATAAACAGCATTAAAAACAGCCAAATAACTTGGAGCATACAGCACTTCCTGTGTGGGGTCAGGAATACAGACTGAAGCTAATTTGAAATTATACAATTCTGTTCACTAACTATAGGACATTTGGAAAATGGTCCATCCGTTTGTCATTCGACCGTGATCACATATTCACATATGGGCTGATGTGGTCTGGACTAACGAGGCGAGGCGTGTACTGGCTAGACAGTAAAACATTCCCTGAGCAGAGACGTGGACAGCTAGTGGACATGATGtggtaaaaaagaaacacacaagcGCTCATTTCATACTTCTCTGTTTCTGGTTTTGTCACTTTCTTTGTATTGTTCTTTCCGCCTTCTGCATGCTTCAGAAAGGAGTAAAGCAGACGCCTGTCTCTTTCTATCCACTCAATGTGTGTTGTAGCCCATCCAACTGAGATAAGTAGCATCTCTGACTATGACTCTCACTGACatcttacatttgttttagagAATGCCTTCAAATGCAGTTTAAATAGataattaaaatgtagtttaactATAGAAGTTAATTTCCCACAGTATCTGTGTCTTCAATAGGGCGATTTGTCTCTACAACATGTTCAACTAATTACTTTCTGTCATCCATTATTGCTCTAATTGTTGCCTGGCATCAGATCTGAGCACTGGCATGACCTTCGCACAAGGCAACCACAAGCAGTAAGAGCAACCAGCATAAAAAGGTCGAAAGGTTCCATTAAGGGCATGACTTTCGGTTCTGGAGATATTTTTTAATAGGACTCTTAGTTCAGTGTCCTCGTAATACAACTTAGGTACTGAAGCAATTCGACAAATGATATATCTCAATAAGTAATTAATAAACCTGCTTTATCCCGTTATTTGTCAAATCAAtagtttgtttgtctgtttttgcgTGAAGTAAAATTGATGTTATTGCGTCTGTTACATCCAGATTTACCCGAGATCTTGGACTATTAACTACGGTTCTCCTGGTATTCTTTCTGGACTCAATATTTTTGTGAGATCTGAGCTTTTAATCAAGCTGCAAAgcctattaaaaaaaaaacaatgttccaGAGTCCACAAAGCTTTAAGAGGAAATAAGGAAGAAAGTTGTATCAATCTTCCACTGGCATCAAATCATCCATCAGTTGAGGTGGAAATATGTGAAAGTCATAAACACTTCCTGACCAGAACTGAATCATCTGACATCTAGATTGATATCTGCAGAATCTTTGTTAAATAAGCAGCTTACATAAaagaacaatgttttttttaaatgtttttacatatagTCCAACTTGAGTATCTCACATCAATTCTGTTGACAAAGGTatgcttagttagatagtgGATGCTAGGAACtgatacacaaaaaaatatctaaGTGATCAGTAATATTACTGTGTACAAAGCAAACCAATACCCTCACCATCAAGAGTACTGGACTGCTACATTGGGTGTACCTGTGTCTAAGTTGTTTCCCACAGAATTATTGGAAATGTAAAGTATGTAGGTGTGTGAAGTCACCTGACGATACACACCTAACCATGTCCAGAGAATTTGCATTTAGCTCTCCTTGATGCTGTTCTTCAACAACTTGTTTCAATAAGCTCTTTGTTCCTTCTTTCTTCGTCACTCATTCCTTAGTATCTACATTCTTTGCAAATTACAGTACAATTACATGTAACttagcaaaaaataaaaggttataAATAGATTCCTTGCTCTGTAACAAATATATAGCAACCCTGAAGAAGTATTACGCTGTTGTATGTAGATATAACAGTGCACCAGATTAAAATAATCATAGAGTTACTTTCATTTagaccattttttaaaagaaacatgaaGCAAGAGGGATCAACAATTCTGGCAGCAAAATGTAGGGAAATAAAAGATAACCGAGTTTACAGTCACACATGTCAAGATAAATCACCTTGTTGTTCCTCATTTTTAAGATGCCTTTCACTTAGAGTGTGATTCTTCATTTATCTTTATTACGTTCAAGGAGTTGGACCAAAACTTTATGAaacatgtgatttaaaaaataaatgattggaAATGTAAAGTCATTCTTTTAATAAAACTGTGGCTGAGGGATTCAAAATGTCAACCAGCAGCTTATTGAACGTGTAGGCTATTTGAATACAGTTGACGTAAACAGGTTTGTGTAGTTAATAGGCCCCTTATAATGTGTGACAGGTGAGGTGGTAAATACCTGTGGGACAGCAGTACGGCCGTGACAGAACAGGAGAGTTGACAAGGAGGAGGCGGGGCTGCTTCCTGCCTTTAAATGATCTGAGTGGGAGTGTGCAGTCACTGGATTTAACACGGCAGAGGCAGAAGCATCATTACATCGGGAAACTGCAAGTCGTTTTCTCACATAAAGGTGTCCAGCAGCGAAAGCAAATTTTGAGTCATGTGTGGTAAGTGTCCTTATTTAATCGACTTTCTGTATTAAGTTGTACGAAGTTACTTTGAAATTCTTTACGCACCAAAATTGACTGACAGTTTTCTGCTCTGCCAAGTTAGTCCGGTGAAATTAGTTAAAAGAGGAATTACCAAAGTTATCATATCATACAACTGGTCTCTTGGTCTCTTTTGTTTATCCCAatcttttaaaacaatgtttttccgAAATAGTTGGATAAGTGGCTCTAGCTGTTTTTTCATGTGTGGGTTTTCAGAAACGCAGCTGCGACGTGTCAGTATTTTTGACAAGCAAATAATTCCAGTTACTGTCAAACGCACAGAAGTGAGGTATGACGTTATGAACAGTAGTTTGCATCCACCCTCCATAACTACCTAAAGTCGAACCATCAGTGGTATTGCGTACTTGGAAATGTAACACTTTCAAACAGTTTACAGTCCAAAGTAAATCTTTAACAGCACTTCGCCCTCTCCTCAAGTCTGCAAGGAAGAGAGGCCAAGGCTGAGGGAGTGTACAGCAGCCAGCCTGCCTACCTGGCTGCTCCAACACTGCGCGCAATGTGAGGCCGTCAATGACCAGCTGTGTGCTTGCGGGAGCAGAGCTGCTCGGAACAtttcctgacacacacacacacacac
The DNA window shown above is from Eleginops maclovinus isolate JMC-PN-2008 ecotype Puerto Natales chromosome 23, JC_Emac_rtc_rv5, whole genome shotgun sequence and carries:
- the LOC134859929 gene encoding putative monooxygenase p33MONOX, with protein sequence MSSQRGDIPALESGTSSGLFGAFSSPIGMNRRTVSYDELMDATMHSPPSDFNANIFWKDPVIPQHRFRNTAEESGSGGKLVTFEAAAPPVNPQVPVVKAKATSLMSSLMIKQTQDNLHKFEHQAGLTDAGYCPHKGLSAEETRFHRLGDGALPKLRMPTGDFKEDRCTTSAQSTPSVTPSVTPSVTPSVTPCVTPSVTPHTSPAVSRRNWFQLSPAPFLATPELTCSNPSTDMGGNEGGGGGGGGGGGGGGERWSFFGSRPVVQKSPTDPGCDTSSGFSLQSYFGMQKSSTMDSTNPQVNFKVDDPANFMPPKIEISGVDAKRAPTRPHKLKPRDMNVLTPSGF